The nucleotide window ATAAATGGAGGCttacaaaaacaaacaattcTAACTGTACCGgctgcaaatattttattattttttaaaatcttgaataaattcaaagtattaaagaagttatcaaaataaacacAATGGTTCTCTTTTTTAAGCTGTTTTGTCAGTTCTAAAACTACAGAGGCTCCTAAACCAAATGATTTTTGTTGGTTTGATCAAATTCTGTTGTTTTGCCCTGGTATAGTATGAAGTCGTGTATATTACCTACCACTCTTCCcacacaaaataacattttttatcccCCACTTCTTAGGTTTTTTCATATACTGTTTAGTAGGATGATGCCCTTTAAATGGGATTATCTGCTCATCAACACTGAGATCTTGTTCCATTTCTAATTCCTTGCATATTTTTCTGACAAACTCAAAAATTGGCcttactttaaaaagtttgtcATCTGAGTCTTTCATTTCTAAATTGTTAACTATGTGTAGGTTTGATCTCAGTTGATAAAAGCAATTATGAGTCATTGTTTCAGAAAATATGACTTTTAGGGATTTTCTCCAGTACATCTCTATTCTGGGAAATTTTAAAACTGACATATAAATGTGTAATCCAATCAGTGCACAAATTTCTTGAGCATTTGTGGGCTGAAATGTTATACCTTTCTGGAGGTCATACAAGTTAGTTTTTTCAACCATGAATGAAATACATTCCTcatttaaatatttgcaaaaataatctATAGGAGAATCCTAATCAAAATAATTCTCCGTGTTTACAGAAAAATCACCAGTTGTAGGTGGACTGAAAGGCCTTCTTCTTCtttggatatattttttatccatgGCAGAATTAACTAAAAGTGGTGGATCTGACCCAGCTGATATTGATGGTCTATCATGTAATTGGTTTACTTGTTCCCCTgcttgatttatttcatttaaaataggtGCTGACTGTACTGGCGCTACTTGTAATGATGGGAGTTCATGCAGCACAGGTGCTGCTTGCAACAACGGCTCTTGTATTTCTGCATCATCTTGAATAGCTAATTCCTCATTTCGTGGGACAACATCAGCACCTGCAGCATAAAAAATGTAGCTTTAGCAGGTATTCACTGAATCCATCCCATTTAATACTGGTAGGATATTTGTTTCATGATCCAAAActaggtaaaatataaataaaaatgaaacttatcaATTCTTGTAGGTCCCTTTGATGGTGCTTCATCTTCTATCTCATCACCACTCTCCAAACCTTCCAAATCTGAACAATTTCCATCTAATAGATTCAGAACAGATCCAATGCCATCTTCAtcatataaatcataaaactgcattgtctgaaaaataaaataaaataccatgtagtctgattcgaacacctaactaaaatgtaaaataagaaaaagaatagcAATAGAAAATAGTCTGAAGAAAGAGAAAGTAGCCTACTGGTTACTGTATGATactagaaatttcttttttgctgATTATAATAAGAAGACAATAGACCTAATGCTTATTTTAGAAATTCAGCCATTCATATCTTACTTTTACAGCCTTATAATAGAATTTCTACATATAGCACAAATTTCaggattattgtattttttcaatttatgaaaatgcTAAAAACAACTAATCTGAACCATAAACTATCTTATGCTCAGATAAAATAGTTGAATGAAAAGATGTTTACAGATTATATTATGTGAGGTTAGGAATATATTTCCTACCATGTAGGGCTACttggttattttataaatgtataaattaccttacataacttataataaataatataaattagaaatattattactcaCCTCTAAGTAAATTTCCAAGTAAAAAATGTGATATCAGCACTTATGGTCACTGCACAAATAAGCAAAcgaactgtaataataataataataaccataaccTCAAAATTACATTGCAGTAGCGATACCCTTTGACTGCATTTGGGCATTTGAGTGtaagtttttgtgtaatttataaatgtcAGCATGCACCCCTTCAAAAAGTAATCCatttatgaattagaaaatattatttaaaaaatttatattatgttgtgAATGtgtcagttacttttacaaattaaaaaattctatgtacCTCTCTATACGTTCAGAAGAAATgtactacttttaaaaattatagttttggtAGTTATTAATGAATACTTCAGGTAGCAGCACTTTACAGTCTTGAGAAAACTAGTACAATGAGATGCCCAAAtggattaaaagtataaaaaagccATTGATACATAAAAATCAGCTGGTAAAATATTTTCACCCTGAGATGGACAAGAGGAGTGAAAGGGTTAATCCAGTCTGCTAGGAGGTTGCCCCTAGCATTCCTCCTCACACCACCAAATTCCAGTGACTGAATTAAAATCTCTGTTCAGCAGGATGTTCCATCCCCGGTACCACGAACGACCTCTTCCAATGCAACCAGCATATTTCTCATTTGAAGTATTTGGGGAGTGGTAGTAAGATATCACTACCAAGTCCCCACACGAATCCATCAACATTGCCACTACCAACAACCATTGCCACTACATAGCAACTAGTATAGCTACTATCTGCTTCCAATCCACTAAGCATGTAGGTCCACTCACCGACGCATGTGGTTCTGAGAGTAAGACACCTccgctctctctctcttataGCAACCTCTCAGATCACATCAACCGACTGCCTGCATCTATTAGTATTAAGCTGAATAATCTTCATTGTCTAAGACCACATTTCATCATCTTGTGGCCCTTTGCCCCACATATTGCATATACTCTTGGAAACTGGCGTTCTGCTCGATGCTGATCCTCCCTCCCACAGTTGAAATACTGTCTCGTCCTATCCTTACTGTTACAATTTGCGGATACGTGGCTCGGGTCCCAACATCTGTAACACCTTTCTTCATTTTTCCTTATGTACGTCCTGCATAGCACCCATTCTATTTTCAATTGACACTCTGTCAACTTCTTGGCCACTCTAAAAGACATTATCAGGGTGGGCTTCTTTGTCAACCCATAGGCAGGATGATGGGAAGTCACCTTAAAATCCTCTTCCTCTCCAACCACTGCAGCCACTGACCTTCTAACTGTCATCTCATCCGTAGTGCTGTCAGTATCGCAGACATGTACATAGTCCATCTGTCATTCCTTGATCACATCAATATTTGTAGGTTTTCAGTCTTAGTTTGTAATATATTCTTAACAGCCTCTGCTGCTTTTACATTAGCTACTCTGATTTGCACCTCTTCATTGTTTCCCTTTCTAAGGGAGAGGATTTCCTTAACTTCATCCGCCAACACCTGCTCTTTCATAGGTCGGCGTATGACCTGCCTTCTACTTTGACCAACAAGGTCTTAGTCTGTTTGTTTTTGCTGCAAAACAAAAAGTTAGTCTGTTTGTTTTTGCTGCAAACCAAAAAGGGCTGCTTTTGCTGCAGCTGTgtctttcttaaaattcttcattGTCTTCTCCATTAAAACTTGACTAGTTTTCCCTTGACACTTTCCAATATAAGTAAGGAGTCTTCTAGTAGAAACCCCTGCCTTACTTCTTGGCAAATAGAAAACCAAGTTATTCACATCCCTCAACACAAGTCTGAAGGCCTTTAGGAAATCGGTCAAAATCTCTCTTTCCTTCTCTTTTGAGTTGTAGAAAACTGTATAATTTGTCGTGTCTGGCAATGTTGATTCCTCTCTCAGAATCACAGAACCTTACCTTTAATAACTTATCCATCTTTTGCTTTCTTTTCTCTATACAGTGAAGTTGAAAGTCCTGTAACGGAATTTCTACCATCAGTACCTACACCAGGGGTGTCAAACTCAAAAGCTAAGTTGGGCCAAATAAACAATGCTTAACTTTAGGtggactgcaaaaaaaaaaatcaatgttcatagaaacaaatatttttattttgaatagtacattgtaataaacatatataaagttaaattattgtttacgtCCTGATACTTGACATTTCTTCTCTGCTACTATCTTTCCTATTTTGGGAGAAATTTTATTGGCCGAGACTACTTTCAAAATTGACCCAACGTGAGAGTTATTAATACAGTTTCGGACAGGAGATTTATTTCCATTCATAGCAGAAAATAATTGCTTGCACTGATAAGTACTTCCAAACATGGAAATAATTTCATATGCGAATTTTCGAGTATTTTCAAACCTTGCcggtaaatatttgtaaaattcagGCACACCCACTTCAATGAATTTTGCCTTCAAATTTGAGTCGAACTGAATCTCAATCACTTCCATTTGCATATTACTGGGTACTGAGTCTATATTTATTGAGAAAATCTAAgagaacaaacaaaatttgtcttccaaagaattaaaatctttaaacctTGTTTCAAATTCTGTtctaagatttgaaattttttctgcatatttttGATACGATGCAGTATCATCTAAACTAGATTTGTTCTTGTTGCACGTTGGGAAGTGCgttaaatcttcatttttcagTTGCCTTTCCCAAAGAAATAGTTTACATTTGAATGCTGTAATAATGTCAAACATGTTCATAATGATCTGATCCTTGCcttgtaacaataaatttaaatcggaTATTTGTTTGGTTATATCAACCATAAAAGATAAATCTTGCAACCATATTTGGTCAGAGAACAAGCTTGTATCttgatttttagtttgtaaaaactTACATATTTCTTCTTTCAAATCCCAGAATTGTTTGAGAACCTTGGAGCAAGATAACCAACGAACCTCGGTATAGTAGGATAAACCTGAATATGTATTATCTAATTCACTTAAGAAAGCAGTGAATTGTCGTTGATTTAAGCCTCGagatcttataaaatttatacctttttttatatatgacaaAACATTCTCCATTTTGATTACCTTCGTGCATAGTACTTCTTGATGTATAATACAATGCGTATGATGAATTTTTGAACTGTAAATTTCACTAAGTTTTTGTTGTAGTAATGCTACGAAGCCTTTGTTTTTTCCGGTCATGGAAGGAGCGCCATCTGTAgctacagaatttaattttgacagaGGTAGATTGTATTTTTGCAGAAGTTCaaaaacactattaaatataTCTTATCCTGTTGTAGTACCATGTATCGGTATTAGCTCCAATAATTCCTCAAAAATGGTTAAATCCTTGTCCCAAGCACGAAGAAACACAGCTAATTGAGCTAGGCCACCAATGTCCGTACTCTCATCACAGGCGATGGAAAAACTTTCAAAACTAGATGATTTTGCTTTGATCTGATCACTTAAATTGGCGGCGAAATCAGTAATTATTTCCGCAACTGTATTTCAAGACAAAGAAATTGTGTTTGAAAAGCCTTTGAATTTTCAGGACAAACAATTTCTGCAGCTttaattagacattttttgatgaaaaatcacCTTCAGTAAAAGGCTTCGAGTGTTTAGCTATCAACTCGGACAAGACGTAACTTGCATGTACCGCCTTTTCATTTTCTTGCAATACTTTACTAAATATTGACTGTTGTTTTTTCATACCGAACTTTAGCTCTTTCAACTTCTTCAATCCTTCGTAATTATCATATTTTGATTGATGTTTTTCGTAATgacgtttaatattatataacttcGGTACATTAATGGTAATATTGCAaatcaaacatattattttaccatttacttCACAGCAAAAATATTCCAATTCCCATTTTACTTGGATTATTCGATGTTCATCGGCaattttcgtttagttttacaacCATCTGGCTTCGATATAGACATACTGAATACAAAGGGCtgaaataaataagcaattattaacagaaaataatgaaacattttaattacaatatcaatGTTTTTGTATTGAATATTAACTTAACAAGCAGAGCAGAGAATAACTGCACAAATCAATAAGCGTAATATAAATTAAGCAATAACTACGTCTTATTAGGTTAGGTGTATCAGCTGATGCGTAGCAGTTTGCCGTTGATAGCTTAGTGTGAAACAGACTCCATTTCAGCCAATTAGAATTTTACATTTTCGcacgtataatttaaaatgatccgtatagtttataaataaagtatattataattttatatgctgGTTTCGTTTCTAAttcacatttctattttatttttactttgcgtCGGATATATTGACTGGACCGCAAAAATGTTCATCTGGTGTCGCTAGTTTAACACCTCTGATCTACACCATGTTCCCCAGTCAGATCTACTAAGTGTACATAATAATCATTGTCGGCTGGGGTCTCCGTATTTGTAAAGAGTTGGCACCAACCAATGCTGAGCTGCTAGGAACACCAGCTCCTCATTCTCTATCCCCTTGCCAGTATAGTTCCAATATCAGGAACCCAATATTCATCCGTCTGTGTGGCTATCGTGATATTCTCAAGTGGAGGAGACATATCACACAGTTCTTTAAATTCATGAGTAAGAATCAGCAGGTCAGAATCcagaattttaatcttttttcttattacggTCAACACAATCATGCAAAGCGTCCATCAATTCCTCTGGCTTGGCCGCCAGTATCTGCAGTCCACAGACTGCTCACTGTACCGTCCTCTTCTGACAATGCAACCTTCAGTCTCTTCAAAGCTGGGAACACCACTATTTCTTTCTGTACCACCTTTGACCATCCCTCAACCGTTGCCTCCATGAACTCAGATGTTGTTTTACTCTGTCCTATCAGATTTCTCCTGAGTGGTGAATGTTCCAGCTTCCTACTGGATTTAAAAGGAGCTTCCTCCATCTCACTGGTctctgattttaacaaaaacttaacCTCAGAACCTTGTTGGGCCAATTCTGCGTCTTTAGACACCCAAGACAACTATTTGGGAGGGGTCAGTAATCGGGAAAATGTATCCccccaaaaattgaataaaattttttgggaGGAGGGGTGTCAGAGGGTCCAGGGGTTTTGGATCAATGGATATCCGGGGTGGGGTATAGTCGCCACcagcatttagaaaaaataacagtcGCTCACCtgtataaatgttgaaaatttcctAAGTCCAAAGACATGAATAACTTTCGTCACATTCCTGCTAAATCTCGTTATTCGACTTAGAATATTTAACTGCAGACCCTTATATAAATACACAGGCTCTTAtggaacaaaaaattgaaataaaaaatttgtccgTCCACCAAAAATCGTAAAACTTGTCCAAGATGTCCACAAAATATTCACAAACACTTTCCAATATTACAAATccaaaagtaatcaaaaaaaccCAGTCCAAAAGCACTAAAAGGCTGAGCGAAAATAGACATGCCCCTTTAATGAACCAAAAAACTCCTTTTCACAAGCATTATAAGTGAGCTTATGTGATTGATTGACATGTTTACCATGACCATTGATTGGTGATTTACTAGTTTCTTGTAATTATGTTTGGCCTTCTGCAATAATGCCTACTCTAGGCATTATTACCATCCTCTCGTCCATTgtcattaaatctttttattaaattattctgcttagtttcagaaattttttaaaattctgacatCTGACACAATTGCAGTCCAATCTTGTTTTGAATTCAATGCACACAACTTTTTTCTGCATTTCTAATTCTTCCAAAACCCTTTCTCTTTTTAGTTGTTTTACTTTCACATCCTTGAATATTTTCATCACTACTTTAGTGTTCATTAAAGTTACagtcaatcattttttaattactcttaacaccactttacttttatttaatctcaAACATACAGAAATAACCTCATTCACACTACCTTAACAAAGGATAGATTGATCACACATGCATTAGTTAGTCAATAAGGACTCCATTTGTTCTTCCCCAGTACCAGATGGACTCAATTGTTTATTCCCTTGTAGTatgtttttaatactattcatAAC belongs to Lycorma delicatula isolate Av1 chromosome 1, ASM4794821v1, whole genome shotgun sequence and includes:
- the LOC142317715 gene encoding general transcription factor II-I repeat domain-containing protein 2-like; protein product: MENVLSYIKKGINFIRSRGLNQRQFTAFLSELDNTYSGLSYYTEVRWLSCSKVLKQFWDLKEEICKFLQTKNQDTSLFSDQIWLQDLSFMVDITKQISDLNLLLQGKDQIIMNMFDIITAFKCKLFLWERQLKNEDLTHFPTCNKNKSSLDDTASYQKYAEKISNLRTEFETRFKDFNSLEDKFCLFS